A portion of the Periophthalmus magnuspinnatus isolate fPerMag1 chromosome 2, fPerMag1.2.pri, whole genome shotgun sequence genome contains these proteins:
- the LOC117380205 gene encoding thymosin beta-12 yields MSDKPDVSEVTKFDKSKLKKTETQEKNPLPSKETIEQEKAETS; encoded by the exons ATGAGCGACAAACCCGACGTGTCTGAGGTGACGAAGTTCGACAAATCCAAACTGAAGAAGACGGAGACGCAGGAGAAGAACCCCCTGCCTTCAAAAgaaa CCATTGAACAGGAGAAGGCAGAGACATCGTGA